One segment of Hippopotamus amphibius kiboko isolate mHipAmp2 chromosome 4, mHipAmp2.hap2, whole genome shotgun sequence DNA contains the following:
- the LOC130851483 gene encoding homeobox protein SIX4 isoform X1, translating into MSSSSPTGQIASAADIKQENGMESASEGQEAPREVAGGAAAGLSLPAPAPFPLEPGDAGAAAAARVSGEEGAVAAVAAAAGVAADQVQLHSELLGRHHHAAAAAAAAAAQTPLAFSPDHVACVCEALQQGGNLDRLARFLWSLPQSDLLRGNESLLKARALVAFHQGIYPELYSILESHSFESANHPLLQQLWYKARYTEAERARGRPLGAVDKYRLRRKFPLPRTIWDGEETVYCFKEKSRNALKELYKQNRYPSPAEKRHLAKITGLSLTQVSNWFKNRRQRDRNPSETQSKSESDGNPSTEDESSKGHEDLSPHPLSGSSDAVTNLSLSSHMEPVYMQQIGNAKISLSSSGVLLNGSLVPASTSPVFLNGNSFIQGPNGVILNGLSVGNTQTVSLNPPKMASNIVSNGISMTDILGSTSQDVKEFKVLQSSSANSAATTSYSSSAPVSFPGLIPSTEVKREGIQTVASQDGGSVVTFTTPVQINQYGIVQIPNSGANSQFLNGSIGFSPLQLPPVSVAASQGNISVNSSTSDGSTFTSESATVQQGKVFLSSLAPSAVVYTVPNSGQTIGSVKQEGVERSLVFSQLMPVNQNAQVNANLSSESISESGLHPLSSSLVNVSSTHNFSLTPPTLLNPTELNPDVADSQPISAPVASKSTVTSVSNTNYATLQNCSLITSQDLLSVPMTQAALGEIVPTAEDQVGHPSPTVHQDFVREHHLVMQSVANIKENFLTNSESKATSNLMMLDSKSKYVLEGMVETVCEDLETDKKELAKLQTVQLDEDMQDL; encoded by the exons atgtcctcttcctcccccaccgGGCAGATTGCAAGTGCGGCGGACATCAAGCAGGAGAATGGGATGGAAAGCGCCTCGGAAGGGCAGGAGGCGCCCCGAGAAGTGGCGGGGGGCGCGGCGGCAGGGCTGAGCCTCCCGGCTCCAGCCCCTTTCCCCCTGGAGCCGGGGGAcgccggggccgccgccgccgccagggtGAGCGGAGAGGAAGGGGCAGTGGCTGCAGTGGCGGCGGCGGCCGGAGTGGCGGCGGATCAGGTACAACTCCACTCGGAACTTCTGGGCAGGCACCACcacgccgcggccgccgccgccgccgccgccgcgcagaCCCCACTGGCGTTCTCGCCCGACCATGTCGCCTGCGTGTGCGAGGCGCTGCAGCAGGGGGGCAACCTGGACCGCCTGGCCCGGTTCCTGTGGTCCCTGCCCCAGAGTGACCTGCTACGTGGCAACGAGAGCCTGCTGAAGGCGCGGGCGCTGGTGGCCTTCCACCAGGGCATCTACCCTGAGCTCTACAGCATCCTCGAGAGCCACAGCTTCGAGTCGGCCAACCACCCGCTGCTGCAGCAGCTCTGGTACAAGGCGCGCTACACCGAGgccgagcgagcccgcggccggcCGCTGGGCGCCGTGGACAAGTACCGGCTGCGCAGGAAATTCCCCCTGCCCCGCACCATCTGGGACGGCGAGGAGACGGTGTATTGTTTCAAGGAGAAATCGCGCAACGCACTCAAGGAGCTCTACAAGCAGAATCGCTACCCTTCGCCCGCCGAGAAGCGGCACCTGGCCAAGATCACCGGCCTCTCCCTCACCCAGGTCAGCAACTGGTTCAAGAACCGCCGGCAGCGCGATCGGAACCCCTCGGAGACCCAGTCCAAAAG TGAGTCAGATGGCAATCCTAGCACTGAAGATGAATCCAGCAAGGGTCATGAAGATTTGTCTCCTCATCCACTCTCTGGTTCATCCGATGCTGTCACCAACCTCAGCCTTTCCAGTCACATGGAGCCAGTATACATGCAACAAATTGGAAATGCTAAAATATCATTAAGCTCTTCTGGAGTTTTGTTGAATGGAAGTTTGGTACCTGCAAGTACTTCACCTGTCTTCCTTAATGGTAATTCTTTCATTCAGGGACCCAATGGAGTTATTCTTAATGGATTAAGTGTGGGAAATACACAGACAGTGTCATTGAACCCACCCAAAATGGCATCAAACATTGTGAGCAATGGTATATCCATGACTGACATACTGGGATCTACCTCCCAGGATGTGAAGGAATTCAAAGTTCTCCAGAGTTCTTCAGCTAACTCAGCAGCCACCACCTCCTACAGCTCCAGTGCTCCTGTGTCATTCCCAGGCCTGATACCCAGCACTGAGGTGAAAAGAGAAGGTATTCAAACAGTGGCTTCCCAGGATGGAGGCTCTGTAGTGACTTTTACCACACCAGTGCAAATTAACCAGTATGGCATCGTCCAGATCCCCAATTCCGGAGCAAACAGCCAGTTCCTTAATGGGAGCATTGGATTCTCTCCACTGCAGCTGCCTCCTGTTTCAGTGGCAGCTTCACAAG gtaaCATTTCAGTAAATTCAAGCACTTCAGATGGGAGCACATTTACAAGTGAGTCTGCCACAGTCCAGCAAGGAAAGGTTTTCTTGAGCTCTCTTGCTCCCAGTGCAGTGGTATACACTGTTCCTAATTCAGGCCAGACTATAGGATCTGTTAAACAGGAGGGCGTGGAGAGGAGCCTGGTGTTTTCTCAGTTGATGCCTGTAAATCAGAATGCACAAGTAAATGCAAACCTATCTTCTGAAAGTATCTCTGAAAGTGGCCTCCACCCACTGTCCTCCTCATTAGTTAATGTATCCTCAACTCACAATTTTTCCCTGACTCCCCCTACCCTACTAAATCCCACTGAGCTAAACCCTGACGTTGCTGATAGCCAGCCAATATCTGCACCTGTGGCAAGCAAATCTACTGTGACATCTGTCAGCAACACTAACTATGCAACTCTTCAGAACTGCTCCCTTATTACTAGTCAAGATCTATTATCAGTACCCATGACCCAGGCTGCCCTTGGGGAAATAGTTCCCACAGCTGAAGACCAGGTgggtcacccctcccccacagtaCACCAGGATTTTGTCAGAGAACATCATTTGGTTATGCAATCAGTAGCTAACATAAAAGAGAATTTCTTAACAAATTCAGAGAGCAAAGCAACAAGCAACTTAATGATGCTGGACTCCAAATCCAAGTATGTCCTAGAGGGCATGGTTGAGACTGTTTGTGAAGACctggaaacagacaaaaaagagCTTGCCAAGCTCCAGACTGTCCAATTGGATGAAGATATGCAAGACTTGTaa
- the LOC130851483 gene encoding homeobox protein SIX4 isoform X2, with translation MIASAADIKQENGMESASEGQEAPREVAGGAAAGLSLPAPAPFPLEPGDAGAAAAARVSGEEGAVAAVAAAAGVAADQVQLHSELLGRHHHAAAAAAAAAAQTPLAFSPDHVACVCEALQQGGNLDRLARFLWSLPQSDLLRGNESLLKARALVAFHQGIYPELYSILESHSFESANHPLLQQLWYKARYTEAERARGRPLGAVDKYRLRRKFPLPRTIWDGEETVYCFKEKSRNALKELYKQNRYPSPAEKRHLAKITGLSLTQVSNWFKNRRQRDRNPSETQSKSESDGNPSTEDESSKGHEDLSPHPLSGSSDAVTNLSLSSHMEPVYMQQIGNAKISLSSSGVLLNGSLVPASTSPVFLNGNSFIQGPNGVILNGLSVGNTQTVSLNPPKMASNIVSNGISMTDILGSTSQDVKEFKVLQSSSANSAATTSYSSSAPVSFPGLIPSTEVKREGIQTVASQDGGSVVTFTTPVQINQYGIVQIPNSGANSQFLNGSIGFSPLQLPPVSVAASQGNISVNSSTSDGSTFTSESATVQQGKVFLSSLAPSAVVYTVPNSGQTIGSVKQEGVERSLVFSQLMPVNQNAQVNANLSSESISESGLHPLSSSLVNVSSTHNFSLTPPTLLNPTELNPDVADSQPISAPVASKSTVTSVSNTNYATLQNCSLITSQDLLSVPMTQAALGEIVPTAEDQVGHPSPTVHQDFVREHHLVMQSVANIKENFLTNSESKATSNLMMLDSKSKYVLEGMVETVCEDLETDKKELAKLQTVQLDEDMQDL, from the exons ATTGCAAGTGCGGCGGACATCAAGCAGGAGAATGGGATGGAAAGCGCCTCGGAAGGGCAGGAGGCGCCCCGAGAAGTGGCGGGGGGCGCGGCGGCAGGGCTGAGCCTCCCGGCTCCAGCCCCTTTCCCCCTGGAGCCGGGGGAcgccggggccgccgccgccgccagggtGAGCGGAGAGGAAGGGGCAGTGGCTGCAGTGGCGGCGGCGGCCGGAGTGGCGGCGGATCAGGTACAACTCCACTCGGAACTTCTGGGCAGGCACCACcacgccgcggccgccgccgccgccgccgccgcgcagaCCCCACTGGCGTTCTCGCCCGACCATGTCGCCTGCGTGTGCGAGGCGCTGCAGCAGGGGGGCAACCTGGACCGCCTGGCCCGGTTCCTGTGGTCCCTGCCCCAGAGTGACCTGCTACGTGGCAACGAGAGCCTGCTGAAGGCGCGGGCGCTGGTGGCCTTCCACCAGGGCATCTACCCTGAGCTCTACAGCATCCTCGAGAGCCACAGCTTCGAGTCGGCCAACCACCCGCTGCTGCAGCAGCTCTGGTACAAGGCGCGCTACACCGAGgccgagcgagcccgcggccggcCGCTGGGCGCCGTGGACAAGTACCGGCTGCGCAGGAAATTCCCCCTGCCCCGCACCATCTGGGACGGCGAGGAGACGGTGTATTGTTTCAAGGAGAAATCGCGCAACGCACTCAAGGAGCTCTACAAGCAGAATCGCTACCCTTCGCCCGCCGAGAAGCGGCACCTGGCCAAGATCACCGGCCTCTCCCTCACCCAGGTCAGCAACTGGTTCAAGAACCGCCGGCAGCGCGATCGGAACCCCTCGGAGACCCAGTCCAAAAG TGAGTCAGATGGCAATCCTAGCACTGAAGATGAATCCAGCAAGGGTCATGAAGATTTGTCTCCTCATCCACTCTCTGGTTCATCCGATGCTGTCACCAACCTCAGCCTTTCCAGTCACATGGAGCCAGTATACATGCAACAAATTGGAAATGCTAAAATATCATTAAGCTCTTCTGGAGTTTTGTTGAATGGAAGTTTGGTACCTGCAAGTACTTCACCTGTCTTCCTTAATGGTAATTCTTTCATTCAGGGACCCAATGGAGTTATTCTTAATGGATTAAGTGTGGGAAATACACAGACAGTGTCATTGAACCCACCCAAAATGGCATCAAACATTGTGAGCAATGGTATATCCATGACTGACATACTGGGATCTACCTCCCAGGATGTGAAGGAATTCAAAGTTCTCCAGAGTTCTTCAGCTAACTCAGCAGCCACCACCTCCTACAGCTCCAGTGCTCCTGTGTCATTCCCAGGCCTGATACCCAGCACTGAGGTGAAAAGAGAAGGTATTCAAACAGTGGCTTCCCAGGATGGAGGCTCTGTAGTGACTTTTACCACACCAGTGCAAATTAACCAGTATGGCATCGTCCAGATCCCCAATTCCGGAGCAAACAGCCAGTTCCTTAATGGGAGCATTGGATTCTCTCCACTGCAGCTGCCTCCTGTTTCAGTGGCAGCTTCACAAG gtaaCATTTCAGTAAATTCAAGCACTTCAGATGGGAGCACATTTACAAGTGAGTCTGCCACAGTCCAGCAAGGAAAGGTTTTCTTGAGCTCTCTTGCTCCCAGTGCAGTGGTATACACTGTTCCTAATTCAGGCCAGACTATAGGATCTGTTAAACAGGAGGGCGTGGAGAGGAGCCTGGTGTTTTCTCAGTTGATGCCTGTAAATCAGAATGCACAAGTAAATGCAAACCTATCTTCTGAAAGTATCTCTGAAAGTGGCCTCCACCCACTGTCCTCCTCATTAGTTAATGTATCCTCAACTCACAATTTTTCCCTGACTCCCCCTACCCTACTAAATCCCACTGAGCTAAACCCTGACGTTGCTGATAGCCAGCCAATATCTGCACCTGTGGCAAGCAAATCTACTGTGACATCTGTCAGCAACACTAACTATGCAACTCTTCAGAACTGCTCCCTTATTACTAGTCAAGATCTATTATCAGTACCCATGACCCAGGCTGCCCTTGGGGAAATAGTTCCCACAGCTGAAGACCAGGTgggtcacccctcccccacagtaCACCAGGATTTTGTCAGAGAACATCATTTGGTTATGCAATCAGTAGCTAACATAAAAGAGAATTTCTTAACAAATTCAGAGAGCAAAGCAACAAGCAACTTAATGATGCTGGACTCCAAATCCAAGTATGTCCTAGAGGGCATGGTTGAGACTGTTTGTGAAGACctggaaacagacaaaaaagagCTTGCCAAGCTCCAGACTGTCCAATTGGATGAAGATATGCAAGACTTGTaa